Proteins from a genomic interval of Lolium perenne isolate Kyuss_39 unplaced genomic scaffold, Kyuss_2.0 unplaced51, whole genome shotgun sequence:
- the LOC127322763 gene encoding uncharacterized protein, whose translation MESGEDVPPPEVDQALVKMAQVLNQMQISQDRINGGNARVTIQEFLQLNPRTFDVTAEPIDADDWLREMNKTISVTHVADEDRVPYVTYLLRGVSAAWWDNHLLMKAPDAITTWDEFQLLFKRHHIPDSIMERKREEFCNLSQGSNTVLAYRDAFLKLARYAGDEVSTDAKK comes from the coding sequence ATGGAGAGTGGTGAAGATGTTCCTCCACCTGAAGTGGACCAAGCTCTGGTTAAAATGGCGCAAGTCCTAAATCAGATGCAGATAAGCCAAGACAGAATCAATGGTGGCAATGCACGTGTCACTATTCAGGAGTTTCTCCAGCTCAACCCGCGCACTTTTGATGTCACCGCAGAGCCaattgatgctgatgattggttACGCGAGATGAACAAGACTATTAGTGTGACACATGTGGCTGATGAGGACCGTGTTCCTTATGTGACATATCTTCTTCGTGGAGTTTCAGCCGCATGGTGGGACAATCATCTTCTCATGAAAGCACCAGATGCAATCACTACCTGGGATGAGTTTCAGCTACTCTTCAAGCGTCATCACATCCCTGACAGCATCATGGAGAGAAAGCGAGAAGAGTTTTGCAATTTGTCTCAAGGCAGCAACACTGTGCTGGCTTATAGAGATGCTTTCTTAAAACTGGCTCGTTATGCTGGAGATGAGGTATCTACAGATGCCAAAAAGTAA